The DNA window CAGCTACTTCTACTACAACGAGCTTGGCGAGCGGCCGATCCGCGACACGTTCCTGTTTCAGGTCTACAAGGATATCTCCCGCGTCCCGGTTTTGTGGGATGCCGACAACTACCACGGCGGCAACCTGCCGTTCAACTGGCTGATGGCCGACGGCAGCGTCGACCACTGGACCGCGCCACAGACCTCGCCGTAGGGTCCGCCTTGGCGGACGCGGACGCCGCGCGAACCAGGGCGCCGGGCGGATGTGAATGTCCGATGAGCCGCCGCGCTCGCGTCCGCCAAGGCGGACCCTACAGGCGACTGGCCTCTCGTGGAGCCGATATGAAGCGCAGTTGGGTTCGATTCACAGTGTCGTTCGTCGCGGTGGCGTTGCTGGCCGGCGGCATCTACGGCGGGATCCTCTGGGCACGATATCCGTCGGCACCCGATCCTGCTTCGGGGACCATGACCGAAGCGATCAGTTACATGGCAACCGAGCAGTTCGGCAAGCTCACCAAATCTCACCGCAAGCAGTACACCATCGCGATCGCGGAGCGGATGCGGACGATTCCGTTCAAAGACGTCGTCAACCTGATGATGACCGACCAAGCCGGCAAGAAGGCGGCCGCGGCCAATCTGAAGGACCTGTCCAAGGAAGACATGCAGGAGATCGGCGGGCACTTCATGCAGGTGTTCCTCGACGGTTTCTACACGCAGACGGGAACCGAGCGGCAGGGCTATTTGATGATGTTTGCATTAGCCGAGAAAGCCGCCCGCAGCGCGGCCTCGACACAGCCCAGCGGCCAGGCCGCCACCCAACCCGCCGGCGGCCGCAAGAAGTTCGACGAGAATCACCTGCCCACACCCGACCAGTTGGAAAAGGAGATGGCCAAGCTTCTGCAGACGCAGCCACCCAAGACGGTCGCCCAGATGTCACAGCTTTTCCTGGACATGCGACGGACACGGGAAACGTTGGGGATGAAGTAAATTGTGCGAAGGAACCTCAGTTTCGTCCACGCAGCCTGGATACTCGTTGGCTCGCGTGCAGGACCGCTACAAGCCTGATCTCGCTCTCACCGACGCGAAAGTAGATTTTGTAGGGAAACCGATCCAATAGGGCCTTGTGAAAGTCCCTATACTCGATCGGAAAGGAGCTGGGCCTTTCCCTGATTTTGCGGAGGGTCGAACTGAAATCGTCGAGAAACTCACGACCCAACCCCAATCGGCGCTCTTCGTACCAGATGATCGCTTGATTCACTTCCAGTTCGGCAACTCGACGAAGCACCAGACGGCGACTCATTACCGCGCCTTCAGCAAATCCAATGCTCGTGCATGGACATCCTCCCAGTCCGACTCGTCGCCTGGGTGGGCCATAAGATCGTCGTGTCGATCGTCCAGCAGCCGCTTGAGCTCGTCAGACAGAGGGTCGAGCGCTGGATCATTGCGAATGCTCTCACGCAGACGGTCGTACAATTCGATACGTTCGTTTGTGGGCAATGCCAGGACGTCATTGATGAGATCGCGCGCGACCATGGAAGGACTATACCTCCGATCCGTTTCACTAAGCAAAATGATTCGGCCCCGCTTAAATCGCCAGATCGCATCCCCTATCATGCCGGCCCCATGCCGGTCGATCCGAACGCGCTGAAGACAACCCTCGACAACGCCACACGCGCCCTTCTTGATGCCCGCGGCCCCCACGGCCACTGGGAAGGCGAACTCTCCAGCAGCGCGCTGTCGACGGCGACGGCCGTCTTCGCGCTGTCGCAAGTGCTGGAAACGCAGGCCGAACGTGCCGACCCGGCGTTTGTATCCCGGGCAGGGAAACTCATCCGCCAGGGGCTCGGCTGGCTCGCGCTGAACCAGA is part of the Humisphaera borealis genome and encodes:
- a CDS encoding addiction module protein gives rise to the protein MVARDLINDVLALPTNERIELYDRLRESIRNDPALDPLSDELKRLLDDRHDDLMAHPGDESDWEDVHARALDLLKAR